The proteins below are encoded in one region of Styela clava chromosome 4, kaStyClav1.hap1.2, whole genome shotgun sequence:
- the LOC120326171 gene encoding anamorsin homolog produces the protein MDACQSVKDGDCVLVLWKAIVREDEMKSLLDKIRSNAGSNGSVHMEQSERLTMANYSESTFNIALVGIVSPGEFYTKSSFVEIARLLKPSGHFIMSSKLHQQSEKTDTWSESSLQSALRLSGFVNITFKHNNGSSGDGKETATLITAQKPAFEVGSSTQIKLSFAKSKTSDQQIKQVWSLSAVDMNDDDVDLIDDDELLDDTDLLKPTPASLKASCGQAGPKKKKACKNCTCGLAEELDAGEVPKPKSVSSACGSCYLGDAFRCASCPYLGMPAFKPGEKIELSNRQLKADA, from the coding sequence ATGGATGCCTGTCAGTCTGTTAAAGATGGTGATTGTGTACTTGTTCTTTGGAAAGCAATTGTGAGGGAAgatgaaatgaaaagtttaCTGGATAAAATAAGAAGCAATGCTGGTTCCAATGGCTCAGTCCACATGGAACAATCTGAACGACTTACAATGGCTAACTACAGTGAATCAACATTTAACATTGCCCTTGTTGGTATTGTGTCTCCAGGAGAGTTTTACacaaaatcaagttttgttgaGATTGCCAGACTCTTGAAGCCTTCGGGGCATTTCATCATGTCTTCGAAATTGCATCAACAATCGGAAAAGACAGATACATGGTCAGAAAGTAGTCTCCAGTCAGCCTTGAGGCTTTCAGGATTTGTCAATATCACATTCAAACATAACAATGGCTCTAGTGGAGATGGGAAGGAAACCGCTACTCTAATTACTGCACAAAAACCAGCATTTGAAGTTGGTTCATCAACACAAATAAAGCTCTCATTTGCAAAGTCAAAAACATCAGATCAACAAATTAAACAGGTTTGGTCTCTCTCAGCAGTGGATATGAATGATGATGACGTTGATCTCATTGATGATGATGAACTCTTGGATGACACAGACTTGTTGAAACCAACACCTGCTAGCTTAAAAGCCAGTTGTGGTCAGGCAGgaccaaagaagaaaaaagCTTGCAAGAACTGTACATGTGGCTTAGCTGAAGAGTTAGACGCTGGGGAGGTGCCAAAACCCAAGTCTGTTTCATCAGCATGTGGCAGTTGTTATTTAGGGGATGCATTCAGATGTGCAAGTTGCCCTTATCTCGGAATGCCTGCATTCAAACCTGGTGAAAAGATTGAACTTTCAAATCGTCAACTCAAAGCAGATGCTTGA
- the LOC120326158 gene encoding ubiquinone biosynthesis monooxygenase COQ6, mitochondrial-like: protein MLPLAAIRNVLLKKNLSAAFTFSNYRPMSDGQNQYYDIIISGGGLVGGAMAQAIQSSSYLKDKKTLLLEAQPPPTTKVKSFQTSQPYSNRVIAISPSSKKLLQKLDVWDSIERKRPVSKMQVWDACSDAMITFNKEDVADDLCYIIENNMITSTIQNILENSTMGHLNTIYNSKIKSFTLPRNYARDDPNKPLPNVKIELENGDALETALLVAADGARSFIAQEANISKVAWTYKQSAVVATLVLEEPTENFQAWQRFLPEGPIAMLPLDDQHSSLVWSTSHEHAESLCHMNNDDFVAEVNDAYCREYPRHEIVDKIGGAFKDLMKEISNDHGTLMNSMQLPPVVSTLQGDKAKFPLGLSHCNEYVRPRLAIIGDAAHRVHPLAGQGANLGFGDVACLTKVLETAVYQGEDIGCISQLIEYESERQIRNVSVVGTLDALNKLYSTDALPVVLLRSLGLMGTNASKYIKKQIIKQAMM, encoded by the exons ATGTTGCCTCTTGCTGCAATAAGAAATGTATTACTAAAAAAGAATTTGTCTGCTGCATTTACATTTTCCAACTATCGACCAATGTCAGATGGACAAAACCAatattatgatataataatatctGGTGGTGGACTTGTCGGGGGTGCGATGGCTCAAGCAATAC AGTCTAGTTCCTATCTCAAAGACAAGAAAACTTTATTGCTTGAAGCTCAACCACCGCCAACGACGAAGGTAAAATCATTCCAAACTTCACAACCATATAGCAATCGTGTTATTGCAATATCTCCatcttcaaaaaaattgttacaaaaACTTGATGTATGGGATAGCATTGAAAGAAAACGTCCAGTCTCAAAAATGCAA GTTTGGGATGCCTGTTCCGATGCAATGATTACATTCAACAAAGAAGATGTTGCAGATGATCTGTGTTACATTATTGAGAACAACATGATAACCTCAACCATACAAAATATTCTTGAAAACAGCACTATGGGACATTTAAACACAATATACAactcaaaaattaaatcatttacTTTGCCAAGAAATTATGCAAGGGATGACCCAAACAAGCCACTTCCGAATGTTAAGATCGAATTGGAAAATGGTGATGCTCTTGAGACCGCTCTTTTA GTAGCTGCAGATGGGGCACGGTCATTTATTGCACAGGAAGCAAATATATCAAAGGTAGCATGGACATATAAGCAATCTGCCGTTGTTGCAACACTGGTACTGGAGGAACCCACAGAAAATTTCCAGGCTTGGCAAAGATTCCTTCCTGAAG GACCCATTGCGATGCTACCTTTAGATGACCAGCACAGTTCACTAGTATGGAGCACTTCCCATGAGCATGCAGAAAGTCTTTGTCATATGAATAATGATGATTTTGTGGCAGAAGTTAACGATGCTTAT TGCAGGGAGTATCCAAGACATGAAATTGTTGACAAAATAGGAGGGGCGTTCAAAGATCTAATGAAGGAAATTAGTAACG atcATGGAACACTTATGAATTCTATGCAGTTGCCACCAGTAGTATCAACATTGCAAGGTGATAAAGCAAAATTTCCATTGGGATTATCTCATTGTAATGAGTATGTGAGGCCAAGATTGGCAATAATTGGAGACGCTGCGCACAG AGTTCATCCGCTTGCTGGTCAGGGTGCAAATTTGGGGTTCGGTGATGTTGCATGTCTAACAAAAGTGCTGGAAACAGCAGTTTATCAAGGAGAGGATATAG GATGTATTTCCCAGTTAATAGAATATGAGAGCGAAAGGCAAATAAGAAATGTATCAGTTGTGGGCACCTTGGATGCGCTGAACAAGTTATACTCAACAGACGCACTTCCAGTTGTACTTCTTCGTTCTTTGGGGCTTATGGGAACAAATGCGAGTAAATATATCAAG AAACAAATTATTAAGCAAGCGATGATGTGA